A genomic stretch from Oncorhynchus tshawytscha isolate Ot180627B linkage group LG07, Otsh_v2.0, whole genome shotgun sequence includes:
- the LOC112254597 gene encoding zinc finger protein 385A isoform X1, with protein sequence MWGPGSMNRPGLVPAFFRTPTVIPPPLDMKQFLPFPMDTAPPQHSMGLFHNFNTNSYSTMDPVQKAVMNHTFGPPMMKTKRPIISCNVCQIRFNSESQAEAHYKGNRHARRVKGIETSKTRPQEGDKLATLPTATPSPPGPSPSSPSPNPRKQDDVQSRPHSNGSDMTPSPIPMSVQDTSLLPVCPSLPPLSTPMPTTSTSIPSPVLCAPQMDTPMAGPPDTLSPAPSLFSGESEEDKAKKLLYCSLCKVAVNSLSQLEAHNKGTKHKTILEAWSGLGPIKTYPRLGPNLSPDQAGGLPSDHNTQERTFHCEICNVRVNSELQLKQHISSRRHRDGVAGKPNPLLSRHKNRTDFVSSLTFSKELPKTLGHGLFPNPLAVAAAMAAAASSNQLGQLRAPGPISHTQNYHPHHHLLQGTLQGTHLSLLRPAPGPMRTTHGPILFSPY encoded by the exons CACAGCTCCACCACAACACAGCATGGGCCTCTTCCACAACTTCAACACCAACAGTTACTCAACA atGGACCCGGTACAGAAGGCAGTGATGAACCACACCTTCGGCCCCCCCATGATGAAGACCAAACGACCCATCATCTCCTGCAATGTCTGCCAGATCCGCTTCAACTCAGAA AGTCAGGCAGAGGCCCACTATAAGGGGAACCGCCACGCTCGGAGGGTAAAAGGCATTGAGACCTCCAAGACTCGCCCCCAGGAGGGTGACAAGCTGGCCACTCTCCCTACAGCCACCCCCTCTCCACCAGGCCCCTCACCATCCAGCCCAAGCCCTAACCCTAGAAAACAGG ATGACGTCCAGTCCCGCCCACATTCAAACGGCTCAGACATGACACCCAGCCCCATCCCCATGTCGGTCCAAGACACCTCCCTGCTCCCTGTGTGTCCATCCCTGCCCCCTTTGAGTACACCTAtgcccaccacctccacctccatcccctccccgGTCCTTTGTGCCCCTCAGATGGACACCCCCATGGCGGGCCCCCCTGACACCCTGTCCCCGGCCCCCAGCCTCTTTTCAGGGGAGTCTGAGGAGGACAAGGCCAAGAAGCTGCTCTACTGCTCACTGTGCAAAGTGGCCGTCAACTCCCTCTCTCAGCTAGAGGCGCACAACAAAG GTACCAAACACAAAACCATCCTGGAGGCATGGAGTGGGCTGGGCCCCATAAAAACGTACCCTCGACTGGGCCCTAACCTCAGCCCAGACCAGGCAGGGGGGCTGCCCTCGGACCACAACACTCAGGAACGCACCTTCCACTGTGAGATCTGCAACGTGAGAGTGAACTCTGAGCTGCAGCTCAAACAG CATATATCCAGTCGAAGGCATCGGGATGGAGTCGCAGGGAAGCCCAATCCCCTCCTTAGCCGGCATAAGAATCGCACAGACTTTGTG TCATCCTTGACCTTCTCAAAGGAACTTCCAAAAACTCTGGGCCATGGACTGTTTCCTAACCCCCTGGCTGTTGCCGCGGCGATGGCAGCCGCTGCCTCCTCCAATCAGCTGGGTCAGCTGCGTGCCCCTGGTCCCATTTCTCACACTCAGAACTACCATCCTCACCACCACCTCTTACAGGGCACACTACAAGGCACACACCTCAGCCTCCTAAGGCCCGCCCCTGGGCCTATGCGCACCACCCATGGGCCAATCCTCTTCTCCCCTTATTGA
- the LOC112254597 gene encoding zinc finger protein 385A isoform X2: protein MLLGSMNRPGLVPAFFRTPTVIPPPLDMKQFLPFPMDTAPPQHSMGLFHNFNTNSYSTMDPVQKAVMNHTFGPPMMKTKRPIISCNVCQIRFNSESQAEAHYKGNRHARRVKGIETSKTRPQEGDKLATLPTATPSPPGPSPSSPSPNPRKQDDVQSRPHSNGSDMTPSPIPMSVQDTSLLPVCPSLPPLSTPMPTTSTSIPSPVLCAPQMDTPMAGPPDTLSPAPSLFSGESEEDKAKKLLYCSLCKVAVNSLSQLEAHNKGTKHKTILEAWSGLGPIKTYPRLGPNLSPDQAGGLPSDHNTQERTFHCEICNVRVNSELQLKQHISSRRHRDGVAGKPNPLLSRHKNRTDFVSSLTFSKELPKTLGHGLFPNPLAVAAAMAAAASSNQLGQLRAPGPISHTQNYHPHHHLLQGTLQGTHLSLLRPAPGPMRTTHGPILFSPY, encoded by the exons CACAGCTCCACCACAACACAGCATGGGCCTCTTCCACAACTTCAACACCAACAGTTACTCAACA atGGACCCGGTACAGAAGGCAGTGATGAACCACACCTTCGGCCCCCCCATGATGAAGACCAAACGACCCATCATCTCCTGCAATGTCTGCCAGATCCGCTTCAACTCAGAA AGTCAGGCAGAGGCCCACTATAAGGGGAACCGCCACGCTCGGAGGGTAAAAGGCATTGAGACCTCCAAGACTCGCCCCCAGGAGGGTGACAAGCTGGCCACTCTCCCTACAGCCACCCCCTCTCCACCAGGCCCCTCACCATCCAGCCCAAGCCCTAACCCTAGAAAACAGG ATGACGTCCAGTCCCGCCCACATTCAAACGGCTCAGACATGACACCCAGCCCCATCCCCATGTCGGTCCAAGACACCTCCCTGCTCCCTGTGTGTCCATCCCTGCCCCCTTTGAGTACACCTAtgcccaccacctccacctccatcccctccccgGTCCTTTGTGCCCCTCAGATGGACACCCCCATGGCGGGCCCCCCTGACACCCTGTCCCCGGCCCCCAGCCTCTTTTCAGGGGAGTCTGAGGAGGACAAGGCCAAGAAGCTGCTCTACTGCTCACTGTGCAAAGTGGCCGTCAACTCCCTCTCTCAGCTAGAGGCGCACAACAAAG GTACCAAACACAAAACCATCCTGGAGGCATGGAGTGGGCTGGGCCCCATAAAAACGTACCCTCGACTGGGCCCTAACCTCAGCCCAGACCAGGCAGGGGGGCTGCCCTCGGACCACAACACTCAGGAACGCACCTTCCACTGTGAGATCTGCAACGTGAGAGTGAACTCTGAGCTGCAGCTCAAACAG CATATATCCAGTCGAAGGCATCGGGATGGAGTCGCAGGGAAGCCCAATCCCCTCCTTAGCCGGCATAAGAATCGCACAGACTTTGTG TCATCCTTGACCTTCTCAAAGGAACTTCCAAAAACTCTGGGCCATGGACTGTTTCCTAACCCCCTGGCTGTTGCCGCGGCGATGGCAGCCGCTGCCTCCTCCAATCAGCTGGGTCAGCTGCGTGCCCCTGGTCCCATTTCTCACACTCAGAACTACCATCCTCACCACCACCTCTTACAGGGCACACTACAAGGCACACACCTCAGCCTCCTAAGGCCCGCCCCTGGGCCTATGCGCACCACCCATGGGCCAATCCTCTTCTCCCCTTATTGA